One stretch of Anolis carolinensis isolate JA03-04 chromosome 3, rAnoCar3.1.pri, whole genome shotgun sequence DNA includes these proteins:
- the anxa7 gene encoding annexin A7 yields MSYPGYPPSGYPAFPGYPPTGQDSAYPPAGQYPYPSVPGGFPPMGGGAYPAAPPSGGFPATAGYPPASGGYPPAPGGYPGAPQPGGMPAYPGGAGFGAPSNGSGFGYPQPPSQSYGGGAPAQMPVGYPGGQTTSPTPSQPAAMIQATQGTIRPAANFDAGRDAEILRKAMKGFGTDEQAIIDVVSNRSNSQRQQIKAAFKTMYGKDLIKDLKSELSGNMEELILALFMPSTYYDAWSLRHAMKGAGTQENVLIEILCTRTNQEIREIVRCYKTEFGRDIEQDIRSDTSGHFERLLVSMCQGNRDENPNVDYQKAQQDAQRLYQAGEGKLGTDESCFNMILASRSFPQLKATVEAYSQIANRDLLSSIGREFSGNVERGLKAILQCALNRPAYFAERLYHAMKGAGTDDSTLVRIVVTRSEIDLVQIKMLFTQMFQKTLATMISSDTSGDYRRLLLAIVGQ; encoded by the exons ATGTCATATCCAGGATATCCTCCCTCTGGCTACCCTGCTTTCCCTGGTTATCCG CCCACAGGGCAAGACTCTGCTTATCCTCCTGCTGGTCAGTATCCTTACCCTTCTGTGCCTGGAGGCTTCCCACCGATGGGTGGCGGTGCATATCCTGCTGCCCCACCATCTGGAGGATTCCCCGCAACGGCAGGATACCCACCTGCATCTGGAGGATATCCCCCTGCGCCTGGTGGATACCCTGGGGCTCCTCAGCCTGGTGGGATGCCAGCTTATCCTGGAG GGGCCGGGTTTGGGGCACCCTCAAATGGTTCTGGCTTTGGCTACCCACAGCCTCCATCCCAATCGTATGGTGGGGGTGCACCTGCACAAATGCCAG TTGGGTATCCTGGTGGACAAACAACTAGCCCCACACCTTCTCAG CCTGCAGCAATGATTCAAGCCACACAAGGCACGATTAGACCAGCTGCTAACTTTGATGCAGGGAGAGATGCTGAGATTCTTCGCAAGGCTATGAAGGGTTTTG GGACTGATGAACAGGCCATCATTGATGTTGTGTCCAACCGTTCTAATAGTCAGAGGCAACAAATTAAGGCTGCTTTCAAGACCATGTATGGCAAG GATTTAATTAAAGATCTGAAGTCTGAACTAAGTGGAAATATGGAAGAGCTGATCCTTGCATTGTTCATGCCAAGTACCTATTATGATGCCTGGAGTTTACGGCATGCTATGAAG GGAGCAGGAACACAGGAGAATGTATTGATTGAGATTCTTTGCACAAGGACCAATCAGGAGATCCGAGAAATAGTCAGATGTTACAAAACTGAATTTGGAAGAGACATTGAGCAGGATATTCGTTCTGATACATCAGGACACTTTGAACGATTACTTGTATCTATGTGTCAG GGCAATCGGGATGAGAATCCAAATGTTGATTACCAAAAAGCTCAACAAGATGCTCAGAGGCTTTACCAAGCAGGTGAAGGAAAACTGGGGACAGATGAATCTTGTTTCAATATGATCCTGGCATCTAGAAGCTTTCCCCAGCTGAAAGCCACCGTTGAAGCCTATTCTCAG ATTGCTAATCGTGATCTACTGAGCAGCATTGGACGGGAATTTTCAGGAAATGTAGAACGTGGCCTGAAGGCTATCT TGCAGTGTGCCTTGAATCGCCCAGCCTATTTTGCAGAGAGACTTTATCATGCCATGAAAGGAGCGGGAACGGATGATTCAACACTGGTCAGAATTGTAGTCACTCGCAGCGAG ATTGACCTTGTGCAAATAAAAATGCTGTTCACTCAGATGTTCCAGAAGACTTTGGCCACAATGATATCAAGTGACACAAGTGGAGACTATAGACGCTTGCTCTTGGCCATTGTTGGCCAGTAG